The window CCCGGAGTCGATATCGAGCGGATGCGTTACTCGGCGATTACGAAGGAAGAGATCGTGCGTGCGCTGGAGGAGCGAGGCCCGCTCGACCATGAGCTTGCCGACGCAGGCGCAAGCCGCCGCGATATCGACCTGATCTGGGGTGCGGTGCTTACGCGCTACCTGACGATCGCTTCGAACCTGGCGTCCAAGCGCGCTTGGGGCGACGTGCTTTCGGCGGGTCGGGTCCAGACACCGACACTCAAGCTCATCGTGGATCGCGAGATCGAGCGCGAAGCCTTCACGCCCGAGGACTATTGGGTGGTCAAAGCCGACTTCGAGCACGATGGGACGCAGTTCGCAGGCGTCCACGAGGCCGGTCGCTTCACGACCGCCGAGCAGGCTGAGGCCGCAGTCGCTGCCGTGGCATCGGAGCGGTCCGCCGACGTGGTCTCGCTGGAGACCAAGCGCAGGACCGTCCAGCCGCCGGCGCCGTTCAACACGACGTCTCTGCTTACAGCCGCCGCCGCGGAAGGACTTTCGCCGGCTCGCACCATGCGTATCGCCGAGTCCCTCTACATGGATGGATTCATCAGCTACCCGCGTGTCGACAACACCGTCTACCCACCAAGCCTTGACCTGGGCGCCATCCTTCGAACGCTGGAGAAGGTGCCCGCGTACCGTGAGTATGCCGGGAACCTGGGCAAGCAGCCCAAGCTCACGCCAACGCGCGGCAAGAAGGAGGCGACCGACCACCCGCCGATCCACCCGACCGGCGCGGCCGACTCAGACAAGATGAAGCCCGAGCAGTACAAACTCTACAACCTCGTTGCGCGGCGGTTCATGGCCACACTCTCGGCACCTGCGATCCTGGAGAGCGCCAAGGCGACGCTGCAGGTCAACGGCGAGAGGTTCGTCGCCAAGGGCGAGGTCGTGGTCGTGCCCGGCTTTCGCGCCGTCTACCACTACGGCCAGAAGAAGGAAGAGCAGCTGCCGGCACTTGTTGAGGGCGGAACCTGCGATTTCCTCGGCAGTAGGCTGGAGGCCAAGTCGACGCAGCCGCCCGATCGATATTCGCAGGGTCGGCTGATCCAGGAGATGGAGAAGCGCGGGCTGGGCACCAAGGCGACGCGCCACGAGATCATCCAGACCCTGTACGACCGCAAGTACATCACCGGCGAATCGCCAGAGCCCACCTGCAAAGGGCGCTCGGTCATTGATGCGCTCGTCGTGCGTGCGCAGCGGATCACCGATCCCGAGATGACTGCCGAGCTCGAAAGCGAGATGGACTCGATCTCGCACGGACGCGCTGACCGGGCAGGTGTGGTGGGGCACTCGCGCAAGATCCTCGGCGAGGTGATGGCATCGCTTCTGGCAAGCGTGCCAGAGGTCGGAGAGGCGCTCAAAGCGGCTGCCGATGAGGACGCCAAGGTCGGCAAGTGCCCGACCTCCGGCGATGACCTGCTGATCAAGTATTCGCCGAAGAACAGGGCGTATTTCGTCGGCTGTCAGGGGTATCCGGATTGCACGGTGACGTACCCGCTGCCGAAGAACGCTCGCTATGCCGCCGTGGAGGAGCCCTGCGCGACCTGCGGCGGACCTCAGGTGAAGGTGTTGCAGTTCAAGCGCCCGGCGAGGGATCTCTGCCTCATTCCGGGCTGCCCTAGCAAGACCGGCCCTGAGATCGAGGTCGGCAAGTGCCCCTCTTGCGGGGGCACCCTGCGTGTGCGGTATTCTCAGACCGGAAGTCGTTTCGTGCGCTGC is drawn from Actinomycetota bacterium and contains these coding sequences:
- a CDS encoding DNA topoisomerase I, with translation MRLIVSEKNIAAKKLAEILAVGKPTTDKVYSTPVYRFRRDGEDWVSIGLKGHIIGVDFPEAFAKWRLDDLQALVEAEVVEEPAEKGIIQSLRNLAKKAEHVLIATDYDREGELIGVDASRIVLASNPGVDIERMRYSAITKEEIVRALEERGPLDHELADAGASRRDIDLIWGAVLTRYLTIASNLASKRAWGDVLSAGRVQTPTLKLIVDREIEREAFTPEDYWVVKADFEHDGTQFAGVHEAGRFTTAEQAEAAVAAVASERSADVVSLETKRRTVQPPAPFNTTSLLTAAAAEGLSPARTMRIAESLYMDGFISYPRVDNTVYPPSLDLGAILRTLEKVPAYREYAGNLGKQPKLTPTRGKKEATDHPPIHPTGAADSDKMKPEQYKLYNLVARRFMATLSAPAILESAKATLQVNGERFVAKGEVVVVPGFRAVYHYGQKKEEQLPALVEGGTCDFLGSRLEAKSTQPPDRYSQGRLIQEMEKRGLGTKATRHEIIQTLYDRKYITGESPEPTCKGRSVIDALVVRAQRITDPEMTAELESEMDSISHGRADRAGVVGHSRKILGEVMASLLASVPEVGEALKAAADEDAKVGKCPTSGDDLLIKYSPKNRAYFVGCQGYPDCTVTYPLPKNARYAAVEEPCATCGGPQVKVLQFKRPARDLCLIPGCPSKTGPEIEVGKCPSCGGTLRVRYSQTGSRFVRCDAYDPKEHPISYPLPQAGDLAPTDELCEPCGIPKIVVHTKKGPWKICIDPACPARPAPKTTKAPKKAARGRAKK